Sequence from the Prionailurus bengalensis isolate Pbe53 chromosome A3, Fcat_Pben_1.1_paternal_pri, whole genome shotgun sequence genome:
TGTGACCTCAGACGTATCACCAAGTCTTTCAGGCCCTCAGAAAGGTGAGGGCCTTGGGAAGGTGACCTGAATGATCTGTCCCTTCCGGCTCTGGCATCCTGTTATGTTCTGCTTGCCAAGGCCTTCCATGGAATGGCTTTGATCTCTTTAGTATCACTCTGGCCTCGGCTGCTGAATACTGCCCCATGCAGTTCTGTCCTGTGAGGATGCTCTGAGTATGCCTGTCTGGGAGAAAACAGAAACTGGACCCATCTGCCTGGGAACCAGGGGTGGTGGGAAGTTCAGGGCACCCGTGAGAGATTCAGTGAGGCAGGAAGCACATAAGCGAACATAGAAATGGGCTATTTTGTGAGCTTACTAAAAATGGGCTGCTTGTTGTAGTACCTGTTGTTTGTTGAGCTCTTACCCTGTGCTTTTCACATGTGAGCTCCTTTAATCCTCACGTCCTGAGGAAGTGGTACCGTTACcatccccgttttacagatgagggaagtgAGGCCCAAAGTCATACATCTGGAAGGTGGCAGTTAGGGGTTGGCATCGAGTCTGTCTGGTTCCAAAGCCCACGTCTTTAACGGGTGTGCTATCCCGCCTCCCCCGGGAGCAGGTTCTTCGCTGAGCAGATTAAAAACTCAGAGGGAAGAGGCTGAAACGCGTGACTCGCTTTGCCAGCGTTCAGTTCCCGCAGGTGTGAGCGGAGCCTGGTGGATCGCCTGCCCGTTGGTTTGGATGTTTCCTTCACACAGTCAGAGGTTTCTTCTGCCCGGGAGGCGCTTCTCAGAAGTTAGGTGGCGGGCTCCGTAGCACGACAGAGCTGTCGTAGTTGCACCTGCTCTCTGCTTGCATGGAGGCCAGAGGGCGAGATCAATTTGGGGAGGGCAGTCTGCTTCCCGGAGCACGCGGAGTTTCCGTGCCGGACACTAGCCGCACGCTGTCCGGTTCTTGCATCGGATAGCAGACTCTAATTTCAAGACCTTTCCTGAATATCGTCTAGGCCCCCAAGGAACATTCCAAAGTTGTCCTTTAAGAACGAAATTTGGTTTGCTTGCTTTTACTTGActgctttttcttccctctgtcgTTACAGATGGAGGAGACCAGGCTTTCTGCCTCAGAGGAGCTACCTCAGACTCTTACTGTTCCCAGAGCCACAGGTCTCTGCTCAGGACATGATGCTGATACCGAAGATGACCCGTCCCCAGTTGAGTCGCCACGGGCGCTGGACCTCAGCCAGCAGCCTCACAGCTCAGGTTTCCCTTTCCCGACAAGATGGAGGTCTGTGGTGAGCCAAGGGACTGCTGTTCCTCAGTTCTCCAGCCGCAgcgtctctgcctcctccccggGCAGCAGTCTCCAGGGTCACCAGGAGAAGGCGGAACCTCAGAGTTGCTCCATTGCCAAGGTCTCATCCTCCCTGGAGCTGGCCATGCCCCACTCAGCCCCCTCTGTGGGGTCAGGGCCACGGCTCCAGTGGTCACCACAGCCTGCGTCCTCTGGGGTTGATGCTCCTGGGCTAGGCAGGAGGCGCCTCTCCTTCCAGGCCGAGTACTGGGCCTGTGTGCTTCCAGACTCCTTACCTCCTTCCCCTGACCGCCACTCCCCACTCTGGAACCCGAATAAAGAGTACGAAGACCTGCTGGACTATACTTACCCACTCAGGCCCAAGCCTCACCTCCCAAAGCACCTTGACAACCACGTGCTGGCTGACCCTGTGCTGCAGGACTCAGGTGTAGACCTGGATAGCTTTTCTGTTTCCCCCGCGAGCACCCTGAAGTCACCCACTAATGGCTCCCAGAATTGCCCATCAGCAGAGGCCTCTGCCCTGCCATTCTCTAGGCCCGGAGATCCAAGCCTTAGGCAGTGGTCCTCTGGCATACCCCAGAAGCAGGGCAGTGTGGGGTTGGCGTCTTGTAACCAGCTCACATCTACCCCCAGAGCCCCGGGGGGTAGGGATGCTCCTtgggagagcagagagccagCCCCGAGGGGTGTGAAGGCCTGGCTTGGGTACATGGGCAAGCACCCTGAGGCGGGCTCTCCCCAGCAGAGGACATGGGAGAGAGGGTGGCCCTTgcccaggacagagagagagaagggagccagCCAGGGTGTCTGGCATCCTGCCTGCACAGAATCTGGATGGAAACCAGAAGAGGAGGTGGAAAGTGATGACGAGTATCTTGCCCTGCCCGCTCGGCTGACGCAGGTTTCTAGTCTGGTTTCACATCTAGGTTCCATCCCCACCTTGGTAACCCTGCCCACGGGGGCTGCCGAAGGGCAGACCTCCCTCGACGTGTCAGACAGCGATGGGCCAGCTTCCCTCCCGTCGGACTCTAGCCAAAGCCAGCTTCCTTCTGAGGCTGCCCTCAGAGGGTCCAGGGGCCCTGAGGGCCAGAACCACCGTTTGCTCTGCTCCTTCATCCATGCAAGGGGCTCTGCAGGGGAAGGCGGTCTGGGGAACAGCCAGGCCCTGGGAGTCTCCTCTGGACCCCTGAGAGCACACTCTTCTTTGCCAGCTGTGTGGGATCGGCATGCGTTCTTAGACCTAGATGCTGCAGGGCAGCCTCCTGGGAAAGGAGAGCCTGGAAAAGAATCACTCGTGCAGTGTGTGAAGGTAAACTCCACATTCGAGAGGCTTTGCCTAGAGGGAGCTCTTCTGCCAGTGCACGGGGAATCAAATTTAGTGACCTTGAGCACTTacatgtgccgggcactgtgctgTGCCTTAGTTTACTTGATTCTCACCCCTCTGCCCGATAAGGACTATTGTTGTTTCACAGTTGGGAGAAAGGCCTTGAAGGGGTAGGTAACTTGCCCACCCAAGGGCTGGAGCCTAAGCTTAACCATTACTCCTGGCTGCTTCCTAGAGCTCTTGACCTTGAGGATTAAGAGGTATTCTGCACGAAAAAGGTCTGGGCTCGATTGTCTGAACTAAACAATGGtaaatggctttctttttttttttccaacgtttatttatttttgggacagagagagacagagcatgaacgggggaggggcagagagagagggagacacagaatcggaaacaggctccaggctccgagccgtcagcccagagcctgatgcggggctcgaactcacggaccacgagatcgtgacctggctgaagtcggacgcttaaccgactgcgccactcaggcgccccggtAAATGGCTCTCTtgactgcaggacttctcagagcttcAGTTTGATAAAGTGGTGGCACTTCGGAGTTAGAGTCACTTCATGTACTGTTtcctaagacatttttttttttttaacgtttatttatttatttttgagacagagagagagcatgaacgggggagggtcagcaagagggagacacagaatctgaaacaggctccgggctctgagctgtcagcacaggggcccgacgtggggctcgaactcacggaccgcgagattgtgacctgagccgaagtcggcgctcaaccgactgagccacccaggcgcccctcctaagACATTTTGATCACCAAACCTCTTGTGGACTCATGACTCTCTGGCGATAGAATTAATACCCTGTGGAATGGGGTCGTCAGCATCAGGCAGATCTGAATTTCAATCATAACACTGCCATATTTGGAATTTCAGCTTAGTCTTTTGagtttgctcatttgtaaaatgtggagCCTTGCCTCTCAGGGATGTTGTATGGATTAcaatgaaacctttttttttttttttaatgtttattttagagacacagagtgcgagtgggggaggggcagagagagagggagacagaatcccaagcaggctctaggctctgagctgtcagcacagagccccatgcagggctcgaactcaggaactgcaagatcatgacctgagctgaagtcggatgcttaaccgactgagccatccaggcgcccctatgtgaaATAATTCTTGTTGAGGGCTTTGTATAGTTCCTGACACTAGGACGTTCAGGTATGTGGCTCTCTGCACATGGAGAGTCCCACATACGGCCTTGTGTCCTGGGTGAGTGCATGGacactgcacacacacagcagcaCAGGTGGCTGGAAAaccttgaacccatgagccaatGCAGTAGATGTTTCCATTTGTCCCATGAAGCAGGTAGGACAGATGTTAGCATGTGCCTCTTTTGTGATAAAAGACTGAAATACTGCGAGGCAAAGTGCTTGGCTCACAGCCTCCCTAGGGTGAGTGGCCAGCAGGAGTCTAGGAGCCAAGTGCCCTGGGCATTGTGGGAATAGAACAGGGACGAGCAGTTGTAATTCACTTGGTTTCCTGCCATAGGTTCAAGTTAGTCACGATTATAGTCATTATCTTCTGTTTTCCTCAGGGACAGTTAACAAAGTTAGCACTGGTGCTCACTCGAGAATTGGTTTCCATGGTTGGCATGCTTTTGGGCCATTCCCCGTCCACGGCCCCTCCCCTTAGCTGCTCTCTTCTCACGTGCAGAGCAGGCTTTTCTTAGCCTGTCATTTTTGCTGTCACGAAGGCTGAGGGGAGACAGCCAAGGTGGGGCTCTTCATATTGTGCTGGCGGAGGTCTGGAGTCAGGGTGGGAacaggttggggggagggaggggagtgacCCCTCAAGTGAGGGAACACTCCAGCAAAGTGCAGTTCTTTCTCCTAGCATCCCCTGGATTGAAAATGTAAACAGCAGTTTGGTCAGTAACACCATGTGTTCTTTTATTTGCCTACAGACATTCTGCTGTCAGCTGGAAGAGCTGATCCGCTGGCTGTATAACATAGCAGATGTCACCGACCACCTGATTCCATCCAA
This genomic interval carries:
- the CEP68 gene encoding centrosomal protein of 68 kDa isoform X2, with the translated sequence MEETRLSASEELPQTLTVPRATGLCSGHDADTEDDPSPVESPRALDLSQQPHSSGFPFPTRWRSVVSQGTAVPQFSSRSVSASSPGSSLQGHQEKAEPQSCSIAKVSSSLELAMPHSAPSVGSGPRLQWSPQPASSGVDAPGLGRRRLSFQAEYWACVLPDSLPPSPDRHSPLWNPNKEYEDLLDYTYPLRPKPHLPKHLDNHVLADPVLQDSGVDLDSFSVSPASTLKSPTNGSQNCPSAEASALPFSRPGDPSLRQWSSGIPQKQGSVGLASCNQLTSTPRAPGGRDAPWESREPAPRGVKAWLGYMGKHPEAGSPQQRTWERGWPLPRTEREKGASQGVWHPACTESGWKPEEEVESDDEYLALPARLTQVSSLVSHLGSIPTLVTLPTGAAEGQTSLDVSDSDGPASLPSDSSQSQLPSEAALRGSRGPEGQNHRLLCSFIHARGSAGEGGLGNSQALGVSSGPLRAHSSLPAVWDRHAFLDLDAAGQPPGKGEPGKESLVQCVKTFCCQLEELIRWLYNIADVTDHLIPSKSNLTGLKSSLQLYRQFKKDIDEHQSLTESVLQKGEILLQCLLDNTPVLKDVLGRISKQPSELESHADRLYDAILASLDMLAGCTLIPDTPVAHRSTDVKGISLASSKAEM
- the CEP68 gene encoding centrosomal protein of 68 kDa isoform X1 → MALGEEKAEVEAPTDTKALSYGQWSCREQEVDTPGLTSGEQEQPPHLEAEGGLASPVWGTEGLPAPACCDRAGPSPSGAYQPQANNTRREPVAGRSKPALGCLLPSAGPGTGDLLHSVESQMEETRLSASEELPQTLTVPRATGLCSGHDADTEDDPSPVESPRALDLSQQPHSSGFPFPTRWRSVVSQGTAVPQFSSRSVSASSPGSSLQGHQEKAEPQSCSIAKVSSSLELAMPHSAPSVGSGPRLQWSPQPASSGVDAPGLGRRRLSFQAEYWACVLPDSLPPSPDRHSPLWNPNKEYEDLLDYTYPLRPKPHLPKHLDNHVLADPVLQDSGVDLDSFSVSPASTLKSPTNGSQNCPSAEASALPFSRPGDPSLRQWSSGIPQKQGSVGLASCNQLTSTPRAPGGRDAPWESREPAPRGVKAWLGYMGKHPEAGSPQQRTWERGWPLPRTEREKGASQGVWHPACTESGWKPEEEVESDDEYLALPARLTQVSSLVSHLGSIPTLVTLPTGAAEGQTSLDVSDSDGPASLPSDSSQSQLPSEAALRGSRGPEGQNHRLLCSFIHARGSAGEGGLGNSQALGVSSGPLRAHSSLPAVWDRHAFLDLDAAGQPPGKGEPGKESLVQCVKTFCCQLEELIRWLYNIADVTDHLIPSKSNLTGLKSSLQLYRQFKKDIDEHQSLTESVLQKGEILLQCLLDNTPVLKDVLGRISKQPSELESHADRLYDAILASLDMLAGCTLIPDTPVAHRSTDVKGISLASSKAEM